Proteins from one Ricinus communis isolate WT05 ecotype wild-type chromosome 9, ASM1957865v1, whole genome shotgun sequence genomic window:
- the LOC125368604 gene encoding putative pentatricopeptide repeat-containing protein At3g15200 isoform X2 → MPLISQQLRSISRKDFCWRSKFYFPTKSLECQSSFLCIDFLGILHNRNHAANYFSNSKSQFKVFYFVHSVAKSHSLIEFQQEPPGELALKVQNVLKNYRDSPTRKIELALTQCNPTVTEDLILKVLKRHRSDWKPALIFFNWVSKGGKVLMGSGAYNEILDILGKMRRFDELSQVLDIMSKREGLVNEETYRVLVNRYAAAHKVEEAIEIFNTRRDIGLEIDLVSFQNLLMFLCRYKHVQIAESLLYSKGKDFGMDIKTMNIVLNGWCVLGNVHEAKRFWKDIIGSKCKPDLFTYGTFIKALTKKGKLGTALKIYRAMWEKQCKPDVVICNCIIDALCFKNRVPEALEVFREMSQQGCLPNGATYNSLIKHFSRIRRMEKVYELLDEMLDKKGSCMPDHITFNYLLKALKKPEELPLVLERMERNGCMISTDTYNLILRLYADWDCEERVGDTWNEMEKLGLGPDRRSYTIMIHWLYEKGRINDALHYFGEMTSKGMVSEPRTEMLVSSMNMKLKDNDAEQGEKDAINGVKSLGSMHKRRREIRVR, encoded by the coding sequence ATGCCTCTCATATCCCAACAGTTGAGATCTATTTCCAGGAAGGACTTCTGTTGGAGGTCCAAGTTTTATTTCCCAACCAAATCCTTAGAATGTCAGTCCTCCTTTCTTTGCATTGACTTCCTTGGCATCCTACACAACCGAAATCATGCGGCGAATTACTTCTCAAATTCCAAGTCCCAATTTAAGGTGTTTTACTTTGTTCACTCAGTCGCAAAATCCCACTCACTAATTGAATTTCAACAAGAGCCACCTGGTGAATTAGCACTTAAAGTTCAAAACGTCCTCAAGAATTATAGAGACAGCCCGACAAGGAAGATTGAGCTTGCTCTCACCCAATGCAACCCCACTGTGACTGAGGATCTAATCTTGAAAGTACTGAAGAGGCATCGATCTGATTGGAAACCAGCTTTAATATTCTTCAATTGGGTTTCTAAAGGAGGTAAAGTCCTTATGGGGTCTGGTGCTTATAATGAgattcttgacattcttggAAAAATGAGACGGTTTGATGAATTGAGCCAAGTGCTCGACATAATGTCCAAGAGAGAGGGACTTGTCAATGAGGAAACGTATAGAGTTCTAGTTAATAGATATGCTGCTGCACATAAGGTGGAGGAGGCCATTGAAATTTTCAATACGAGGAGAGATATAGGGCTAGAGATTGACTTGGTTTCATTCCAGAATCTTTTGATGTTCTTATGTAGGTATAAGCATGTACAAATTGCAGAATCTCTTCTATATTCTAAGGGAAAAGATTTTGGCATGGATATAAAGACTATGAATATTGTTCTGAATGGGTGGTGTGTGTTGGGAAATGTACATGAGGCAAAGAGGTTTTGGAAAGATATAATTGGGTCTAAATGCAAGCCAGATTTATTTACTTATGGAACTTTTATAAAAGCATTAACCAAGAAGGGCAAGTTAGGCACAGCCTTGAAAATCTATCGAGCTATGTGGGAGAAACAGTGCAAACCAGATGTGGTGATCTGCAATTGTATAATTGATGCATTGTGTTTCAAGAATAGAGTTCCTGAGGCTCTGGAAGTTTTCAGGGAAATGAGTCAGCAGGGCTGTTTACCAAATGGGGCTACCTACAACTCGCTTATTAAGCATTTCTCCAGAATTCGGAGGATGGAGAAGGTTTATGAGCTTTTGGATGAAATGTTGGACAAGAAGGGGAGTTGCATGCCAGATCATATAACTTTCAACTACTTGCTCAAGGCATTAAAGAAGCCAGAGGAACTGCCTTTGGTCTTGGAAAGGATGGAGAGAAACGGATGCATGATCAGCACTGACACATATAACTTGATCTTGAGATTGTATGCAGACTGGGATTGTGAGGAAAGAGTAGGAGATACTTGGAACGAGATGGAGAAACTTGGGTTGGGACCTGATCGACGATCCTATACTATTATGATTCACTGGCTCTATGAAAAGGGAAGAATTAATGATGCTTTGCATTACTTTGGGGAGATGACCTCTAAGGGTATGGTGTCAGAGCCTAGGACTGAGATGTTGGTCAGTTCCATGAATATGAAGTTGAAGGACAATGATGCTGAACAAGGGGAAAAAGATGCAATTAATGGTGTGAAATCATTAGGGTCCATGCATAA
- the LOC125368604 gene encoding putative pentatricopeptide repeat-containing protein At3g15200 isoform X1: MPLISQQLRSISRKDFCWRSKFYFPTKSLECQSSFLCIDFLGILHNRNHAANYFSNSKSQFKVFYFVHSVAKSHSLIEFQQEPPGELALKVQNVLKNYRDSPTRKIELALTQCNPTVTEDLILKVLKRHRSDWKPALIFFNWVSKGGKVLMGSGAYNEILDILGKMRRFDELSQVLDIMSKREGLVNEETYRVLVNRYAAAHKVEEAIEIFNTRRDIGLEIDLVSFQNLLMFLCRYKHVQIAESLLYSKGKDFGMDIKTMNIVLNGWCVLGNVHEAKRFWKDIIGSKCKPDLFTYGTFIKALTKKGKLGTALKIYRAMWEKQCKPDVVICNCIIDALCFKNRVPEALEVFREMSQQGCLPNGATYNSLIKHFSRIRRMEKVYELLDEMLDKKGSCMPDHITFNYLLKALKKPEELPLVLERMERNGCMISTDTYNLILRLYADWDCEERVGDTWNEMEKLGLGPDRRSYTIMIHWLYEKGRINDALHYFGEMTSKGMVSEPRTEMLVSSMNMKLKDNDAEQGEKDAINGVKSLGSMHKRRREIRVRFPSPSDDETGCCLLQMMWFI, encoded by the coding sequence ATGCCTCTCATATCCCAACAGTTGAGATCTATTTCCAGGAAGGACTTCTGTTGGAGGTCCAAGTTTTATTTCCCAACCAAATCCTTAGAATGTCAGTCCTCCTTTCTTTGCATTGACTTCCTTGGCATCCTACACAACCGAAATCATGCGGCGAATTACTTCTCAAATTCCAAGTCCCAATTTAAGGTGTTTTACTTTGTTCACTCAGTCGCAAAATCCCACTCACTAATTGAATTTCAACAAGAGCCACCTGGTGAATTAGCACTTAAAGTTCAAAACGTCCTCAAGAATTATAGAGACAGCCCGACAAGGAAGATTGAGCTTGCTCTCACCCAATGCAACCCCACTGTGACTGAGGATCTAATCTTGAAAGTACTGAAGAGGCATCGATCTGATTGGAAACCAGCTTTAATATTCTTCAATTGGGTTTCTAAAGGAGGTAAAGTCCTTATGGGGTCTGGTGCTTATAATGAgattcttgacattcttggAAAAATGAGACGGTTTGATGAATTGAGCCAAGTGCTCGACATAATGTCCAAGAGAGAGGGACTTGTCAATGAGGAAACGTATAGAGTTCTAGTTAATAGATATGCTGCTGCACATAAGGTGGAGGAGGCCATTGAAATTTTCAATACGAGGAGAGATATAGGGCTAGAGATTGACTTGGTTTCATTCCAGAATCTTTTGATGTTCTTATGTAGGTATAAGCATGTACAAATTGCAGAATCTCTTCTATATTCTAAGGGAAAAGATTTTGGCATGGATATAAAGACTATGAATATTGTTCTGAATGGGTGGTGTGTGTTGGGAAATGTACATGAGGCAAAGAGGTTTTGGAAAGATATAATTGGGTCTAAATGCAAGCCAGATTTATTTACTTATGGAACTTTTATAAAAGCATTAACCAAGAAGGGCAAGTTAGGCACAGCCTTGAAAATCTATCGAGCTATGTGGGAGAAACAGTGCAAACCAGATGTGGTGATCTGCAATTGTATAATTGATGCATTGTGTTTCAAGAATAGAGTTCCTGAGGCTCTGGAAGTTTTCAGGGAAATGAGTCAGCAGGGCTGTTTACCAAATGGGGCTACCTACAACTCGCTTATTAAGCATTTCTCCAGAATTCGGAGGATGGAGAAGGTTTATGAGCTTTTGGATGAAATGTTGGACAAGAAGGGGAGTTGCATGCCAGATCATATAACTTTCAACTACTTGCTCAAGGCATTAAAGAAGCCAGAGGAACTGCCTTTGGTCTTGGAAAGGATGGAGAGAAACGGATGCATGATCAGCACTGACACATATAACTTGATCTTGAGATTGTATGCAGACTGGGATTGTGAGGAAAGAGTAGGAGATACTTGGAACGAGATGGAGAAACTTGGGTTGGGACCTGATCGACGATCCTATACTATTATGATTCACTGGCTCTATGAAAAGGGAAGAATTAATGATGCTTTGCATTACTTTGGGGAGATGACCTCTAAGGGTATGGTGTCAGAGCCTAGGACTGAGATGTTGGTCAGTTCCATGAATATGAAGTTGAAGGACAATGATGCTGAACAAGGGGAAAAAGATGCAATTAATGGTGTGAAATCATTAGGGTCCATGCATAA